One stretch of Arachis hypogaea cultivar Tifrunner chromosome 20, arahy.Tifrunner.gnm2.J5K5, whole genome shotgun sequence DNA includes these proteins:
- the LOC112786702 gene encoding uncharacterized protein, whose translation MKGEVQLQPPVVQQNLSDSEPLLENQEEDVSPVSSTEIKDEDLEAGSLPCCRICLESDSDPEDELISPCMCKGTQQFVHRSCLDHWRSVKEGFAFSHCTTCKAQYHLRVELFEDNSWRKAKFRLFVARDVFLVFLAVQTVIAGIGGFAYIMDKDGNFRNSFDDGWDRILSKHPIPFYYCIGVLAFFVLIGFFGLILHCTSLNSNDPRMAGCQNCCYGWGILDCFPASMEACFALVVVFVVIFAILGIAYGFLAATMAIQRIWQRHYHILTKRELTKEYVVEDLCGTYVPPKLDPEHEARLKMLKLL comes from the exons ATGAAAGGGGAAGTGCAGCTGCAACCACCGGTGGTTCAGCAGAACCTTAGTGATTCCGAGCCTTTGCTCGAAAACCAGGAGGAGGATGTGTCCCCTGTAAGCTccactgagatcaaagatgaggACTTGGAGGCTGGTTCACTCCCTTGCTGTCGAATTTGTCTTGAAAGCGATTCCGACCCAG AGGATGAACTGATATCTCCATGCATGTGCAAAGGGACCCAACAATTTGTCCACCGTTCATGTCTTGATCACTGGCGCTCGGTAAAG GAAGGATTTGCCTTCTCTCACTGCACTACTTGCAAAGCCCAATATCATCTCAGGGTTGAATTGTTTGAGGACAATTCTTGGCGTAAAGCAAAGTTTAGACTCTTTGTTGCAAGAGatgttttccttgtttttctgGCTGTACAGACC GTAATTGCGGGTATAGGTGGCTTTGCATACATCATGGACAAGGATGGGAACTTCAGGAACTCTTTTGATGATGGTTGGGATAGGATACTGTCAAAACATCCTATACCATTCTATTATTGTATTG GAGTGCTGGCTTTCTTTGTACTGATCGGGTTTTTCGGTCTCATACTGCATTGCACCTCCCTCAACAGCAATGACCCCAGAATGGCTGGTTGTCAGAATTGTTGTTATGGATGGGGCATCCTTGATTGCTTTCCTGCATCAATGGAGGCTTGCTTTGCCCTTGTTGTGGTTTTCGTAGTCATCTTTGCTATTCTCGGCATTGCTTATGGTTTCCTTGCAGCCACCATGGCAATCCAAAGAATTTGGCAAAGGCACTACCATATTCTCACCAAAAGGGAGCTTACAAAG GAATACGTAGTAGAGGATCTATGTGGGACCTATGTCCCACCAAAGTTGGATCCAGAACATGAAGCTCGCTTGAAAATGCTCAAGCTTTTGTAA